From Streptomyces sp. NBC_00237, a single genomic window includes:
- a CDS encoding TrmH family RNA methyltransferase, whose protein sequence is MEAVPEAAQEPAQEPAQEPVQYDDGFGSEIGVGPHPEPWPESERYDPELLAHGDRRNVVDPYRYWTREAIVADLDTRRHDFHVAVENWGHDFNIGSVVRTANAFLAKEIHIVGRRRWNRRGAMVTDRYQHVRHHPDTESLTAWAAAEGLPIIGIDNLPGAVPLERTVLPERCVLLFGQEGPGLTEEARAHASMVCSIAQFGSTRSINAGAAAAIAMHAWVQRYADVPEPS, encoded by the coding sequence CTGGAGGCCGTTCCGGAGGCCGCCCAGGAGCCCGCCCAGGAGCCCGCCCAGGAGCCCGTCCAGTACGACGACGGATTCGGCAGCGAGATCGGTGTCGGCCCGCACCCCGAGCCCTGGCCCGAGAGTGAGCGGTACGACCCCGAGCTGCTCGCGCACGGCGACCGGCGCAATGTCGTCGATCCGTACCGGTACTGGACGCGGGAGGCGATCGTCGCCGACCTGGACACCCGGCGGCACGACTTCCACGTGGCCGTGGAGAACTGGGGCCACGACTTCAACATCGGGTCCGTGGTGCGTACCGCGAACGCCTTCCTCGCGAAGGAGATCCACATCGTGGGGCGGCGTCGCTGGAACCGGCGCGGGGCCATGGTCACCGACCGCTACCAGCACGTGCGCCACCACCCGGACACCGAGTCGCTGACCGCGTGGGCGGCGGCCGAGGGCCTGCCGATCATCGGTATCGACAACCTGCCGGGGGCGGTCCCCCTGGAGCGGACGGTGCTGCCCGAGCGGTGTGTGCTGCTGTTCGGGCAGGAGGGACCCGGGCTCACCGAGGAGGCGCGGGCGCACGCGTCGATGGTGTGCTCGATCGCGCAGTTCGGGTCGACGCGGTCGATCAACGCGGGGGCCGCGGCGGCCATCGCGATGCACGCCTGGGTGCAGCGGTACGCGGACGTGCCGGAGCCGTCGTAG
- the paaN gene encoding phenylacetic acid degradation protein PaaN, whose product MQSPQKLTQLTETHRPTLDQALDAIRTRAYWSPHPEHPKAYGESAAADGLAAFEALKNTRFELDGQPGTDGWVGGSASDGGEVSPYGPELGVSYPHADIDVLLPAMRAGMGAWRDAGPEARAVVCLEILARINARTHEFAHAVMHTSGQAFMMALQAGGPHAQDRGLEAVAYAYVEQTRVPAAADWSKPQGKRDPLNLSKAFTAVPRGIALLIGCNTFPTWNGYPGLFASLATGNPVLVKPHPRAVLPLAMTVKVAREVLAEAGFDPNLVALAAERPGEGIAKTLATRPEIKIIDYTGSTAFGDWLEANARQAQVYTEKAGVNTVLVDSTDDYKGMLSNLAFSLSLYSGQMCTTPQNFLIPREGITTDAGAKSYDEVVGDLAKSVGGLLGDDARANALLGALVNPDVKARLEAAAGLGEVALPSREIANPDFPDATVRTPVIVKLDGAKPDAEAAYLSECFGPVSFAVAMDSTADAVELLRRTVRDKGAMTVGAYTTSNEVERAVEEVCLEESAQLSLNLTGGVYVNQTAAFSDFHGSGGNPAANAALCDGAFVANRFRTVEVRRQA is encoded by the coding sequence CACACTCGACCAGGCCCTCGACGCGATCCGCACGCGCGCCTACTGGTCCCCGCACCCCGAGCACCCCAAGGCGTACGGCGAGAGCGCGGCGGCCGACGGCCTCGCGGCGTTCGAAGCGCTGAAGAACACCCGCTTCGAGCTGGACGGCCAGCCGGGCACCGACGGCTGGGTGGGCGGCTCCGCCTCCGACGGCGGCGAAGTCTCCCCGTACGGTCCCGAGCTGGGCGTCTCGTACCCGCACGCCGACATCGACGTCCTGCTGCCCGCCATGCGCGCCGGCATGGGCGCCTGGCGCGACGCGGGCCCCGAGGCGCGCGCCGTGGTCTGTCTGGAGATCCTGGCCAGGATCAACGCCCGCACGCACGAGTTCGCGCACGCGGTCATGCACACCAGCGGCCAGGCATTCATGATGGCGCTCCAGGCGGGCGGCCCGCACGCCCAGGACCGCGGCCTGGAAGCGGTGGCGTACGCCTACGTCGAGCAGACCCGCGTGCCCGCCGCCGCCGACTGGTCGAAGCCGCAGGGCAAGCGCGACCCGCTCAACCTGTCGAAGGCGTTCACGGCAGTCCCGCGCGGCATCGCGCTGCTCATCGGCTGCAACACCTTCCCCACCTGGAACGGCTATCCGGGCCTGTTCGCCTCGCTGGCCACCGGCAACCCGGTCCTGGTCAAGCCGCACCCGCGCGCGGTGCTGCCGCTCGCCATGACGGTGAAGGTCGCCCGCGAGGTCCTCGCCGAGGCGGGCTTCGACCCCAACCTGGTGGCGCTGGCCGCCGAGCGCCCCGGCGAGGGCATCGCCAAGACGCTCGCCACCCGCCCCGAGATCAAGATCATCGACTACACGGGGTCGACGGCGTTCGGCGACTGGCTGGAGGCCAACGCCCGCCAGGCGCAGGTCTACACGGAGAAGGCCGGCGTCAACACGGTGCTCGTCGACTCCACCGACGACTACAAGGGCATGCTCTCCAACCTGGCGTTCTCGCTGTCCCTCTACAGCGGCCAGATGTGCACCACCCCGCAGAACTTCCTCATCCCCCGCGAGGGCATCACCACCGACGCGGGCGCCAAGTCGTACGACGAGGTGGTCGGCGACCTCGCGAAGTCGGTCGGCGGCCTGCTCGGCGACGACGCCCGTGCGAACGCCTTGCTGGGCGCGCTGGTCAACCCGGACGTGAAGGCCCGTCTGGAGGCCGCGGCCGGACTCGGTGAAGTCGCCCTCCCCTCACGGGAGATCGCCAACCCCGACTTCCCCGACGCGACGGTCCGTACGCCCGTCATCGTCAAACTGGACGGCGCGAAGCCGGACGCTGAGGCGGCCTACCTCTCGGAGTGCTTCGGCCCGGTGTCCTTCGCCGTCGCCATGGACTCCACGGCCGACGCGGTCGAGCTGCTGCGCCGTACGGTCCGCGACAAGGGCGCCATGACGGTCGGCGCGTACACGACGTCCAACGAGGTGGAGAGGGCCGTCGAGGAGGTCTGCCTGGAGGAGTCCGCGCAGCTCTCGCTGAACCTGACGGGCGGGGTGTACGTCAACCAGACCGCCGCGTTCTCCGACTTCCACGGTTCCGGCGGCAACCCGGCCGCGAACGCCGCACTGTGCGACGGCGCGTTCGTGGCCAACCGCTTCCGGACGGTGGAGGTACGCCGCCAGGCGTGA